In Dolichospermum flos-aquae CCAP 1403/13F, the following proteins share a genomic window:
- a CDS encoding type II toxin-antitoxin system Phd/YefM family antitoxin, which yields MDIQSVGIKEFRANLHKYTQQASEPIAITSHGVPIGYYIPTQPTPQKQDLMALQAAVQKIQQLLETRGISEDELFTDFQNAKESTI from the coding sequence ATGGACATCCAATCTGTAGGCATTAAAGAATTTCGGGCTAATTTACATAAGTACACACAACAAGCATCTGAACCAATTGCAATTACTTCTCATGGAGTCCCAATAGGTTACTACATACCAACACAACCTACTCCTCAAAAACAAGATTTAATGGCTTTACAAGCAGCAGTCCAAAAGATCCAACAATTGCTGGAAACAAGAGGTATTAGTGAAGATGAATTATTTACAGATTTCCAGAATGCTAAAGAAAGTACAATATAA
- the coaBC gene encoding bifunctional phosphopantothenoylcysteine decarboxylase/phosphopantothenate--cysteine ligase CoaBC, whose product MPSFTNLKSKRVIICVGGGIAAYKVCELVSTLFKSGLEVRVILTKSAQEFITPLTLSTLSRNQAYTDDNFWQPIYSRPLHIELGEWADLIVIAPLTANTLAKLAYGMADNLLTNTILASTCSVLLAPAMNTDMWQQVAVQRNWQQLLTDSRFYGMETGSGLLACDRIGAGRMAEAAEIFVYIQSLLHTQGKRDLAGKQVLISAGGTREYLDPVRFIGNPSTGKMGLALAQAALHRGAKVILVHCPANWDVPLGVEAIAVVSAEEMQQVMFKHLGNADIIIMSAAVADVKPRDYSSEKLPKRSLPENLPLAAVPDIVAELGNRKQPHQYLIGFAAQTGDIITPAREKLQRKKLDAIVANPIDQVDSGFGSDNNQAVFLDKSGRELEIPACSKLEMAHYLFDFIV is encoded by the coding sequence ATGCCATCATTTACAAATCTCAAATCTAAACGGGTTATTATCTGTGTAGGCGGTGGTATAGCCGCCTACAAAGTCTGTGAATTGGTATCTACACTGTTCAAATCGGGTCTAGAAGTGCGAGTTATTCTCACTAAATCTGCCCAAGAATTTATTACTCCTTTAACTTTATCTACTTTATCCCGTAATCAAGCTTATACAGATGATAATTTTTGGCAGCCCATTTATTCTCGTCCTTTGCATATTGAGTTAGGTGAATGGGCTGATTTAATTGTGATTGCGCCTTTAACTGCTAATACTTTGGCTAAGTTAGCTTATGGAATGGCGGATAATTTGCTAACAAATACTATTCTCGCTTCTACTTGTTCGGTATTGTTAGCACCTGCCATGAATACAGATATGTGGCAACAGGTAGCAGTACAAAGAAATTGGCAGCAGCTATTGACAGATAGCAGATTTTATGGTATGGAAACAGGTTCTGGGTTGTTGGCTTGCGATCGCATTGGTGCTGGTAGAATGGCAGAAGCCGCCGAAATATTTGTTTATATTCAATCTTTATTACACACCCAAGGCAAGAGAGATTTAGCAGGGAAACAGGTTTTAATCAGTGCTGGGGGAACGCGAGAATATTTAGATCCGGTGCGATTTATTGGCAATCCATCCACTGGTAAAATGGGTTTAGCCTTGGCACAGGCTGCACTGCACAGAGGCGCAAAGGTAATATTAGTCCATTGTCCGGCGAATTGGGATGTACCTTTGGGAGTAGAAGCAATTGCGGTAGTTAGTGCGGAGGAAATGCAGCAGGTAATGTTCAAGCATTTAGGCAATGCAGATATAATTATCATGTCAGCCGCAGTTGCAGATGTCAAGCCTAGAGATTATAGTAGCGAAAAATTGCCCAAGCGATCGCTCCCCGAAAATCTTCCCCTAGCAGCAGTACCAGATATTGTCGCTGAACTGGGAAATCGTAAACAACCCCATCAATATTTAATTGGTTTTGCTGCACAAACTGGGGATATTATTACTCCTGCGCGGGAAAAATTGCAAAGAAAGAAATTAGATGCAATTGTAGCGAATCCTATTGATCAAGTTGATAGTGGTTTTGGGAGTGATAATAATCAAGCGGTGTTTTTAGATAAGTCAGGAAGAGAGTTAGAAATTCCGGCTTGTTCTAAGTTGGAAATGGCGCATTATTTGTTTGATTTTATTGTTTAA
- the isiD gene encoding protein IsiD — protein sequence MKTLSISKTEISAMTATEVQDLATRLELDNYSNAFEGLNDWHLLRAIAFQRPELVEAYIHLLDLEAYDEA from the coding sequence ATGAAAACTCTAAGCATTTCCAAAACAGAAATTTCTGCTATGACAGCGACAGAGGTACAGGATTTGGCTACACGTCTGGAATTAGATAATTATAGTAATGCTTTTGAGGGTTTAAATGATTGGCATCTATTGCGAGCAATTGCTTTTCAGCGTCCAGAGTTAGTTGAAGCCTATATCCACCTCTTAGATTTAGAAGCTTACGACGAAGCCTAA